The following are from one region of the Pseudomonas putida genome:
- the pbpG gene encoding D-alanyl-D-alanine endopeptidase, translating to MKTSLSILSLLLLLTGTATLPSTAAAQPPAQVQRDPSKLHLASGSALLIDLNTNQELYSSHADRVVPIASVTKLMTAMVVLDAKQPMDEMLTMTIANNPEMKGVYSRVRLGSQLDRRETLLITLMSSENRAANTLANHYPGGYPAFIKAMNAKARSLGMAHTRYVEPTGLSTQNVSSARDLAKLLMASRKYPMLSELSTTREKTVAFRKPNYTLGFRNTDHLVNKSNWDIKLTKTGFTNEAGHCLVLLTRMDNRPVAMVILDAFGKYTHFADASRMRQWLETGAAKPAPAVAMQYKAERQSKGRLAAE from the coding sequence GTGAAAACATCCCTGTCCATCCTCAGCCTGCTGCTGTTGCTCACAGGTACTGCGACCCTTCCGTCGACCGCTGCTGCACAACCCCCGGCCCAGGTTCAACGTGACCCGTCCAAGCTGCACCTCGCCTCGGGCAGCGCCTTGCTGATCGACTTGAACACCAACCAGGAGCTGTATTCGAGCCACGCCGACCGCGTGGTACCGATTGCCTCGGTGACCAAACTGATGACGGCGATGGTAGTGCTGGATGCCAAACAGCCCATGGATGAGATGCTCACCATGACCATTGCCAACAACCCGGAAATGAAAGGCGTGTATTCGCGCGTGCGCCTGGGCAGCCAGCTCGACCGCCGCGAAACCTTGCTGATTACCCTGATGTCATCGGAAAACCGTGCGGCCAACACCTTGGCCAACCATTACCCCGGCGGCTACCCCGCGTTCATCAAGGCAATGAATGCCAAGGCCCGCAGCCTGGGCATGGCGCACACCCGCTACGTCGAGCCGACTGGCCTGTCGACGCAGAACGTGTCCAGCGCCCGCGATTTGGCCAAGCTGCTGATGGCCTCGCGCAAGTACCCGATGCTGAGTGAACTGTCGACCACTCGCGAGAAGACCGTGGCCTTCCGCAAGCCCAACTACACCCTGGGCTTCCGCAACACCGACCACCTGGTGAACAAGAGCAACTGGGACATCAAGCTGACCAAGACCGGCTTCACCAATGAAGCCGGGCACTGCCTGGTGCTGCTGACCCGCATGGACAACCGCCCGGTGGCCATGGTGATCCTCGATGCCTTTGGCAAGTACACCCACTTCGCCGATGCCAGCCGCATGCGCCAGTGGCTGGAAACCGGTGCCGCCAAGCCGGCGCCGGCGGTGGCCATGCAGTACAAGGCCGAGCGGCAGAGCAAGGGGCGCTTGGCGGCCGAGTAA
- a CDS encoding HAMP domain-containing sensor histidine kinase, whose amino-acid sequence MRLSDFIDNGMEAILQAWENYARSVETELPKQDSTGLRDHAEKMLRTVAADMRTPQSRQQQSEKAQGRGPRASSETAAQTHAVARLVAGFSMDQMVSEYRALRASVLSLWLTQESFTEAHHVQDMIRFNEAIDQALVESIAAYGTAVESTRKMVLAVLGHDLRSPLGAILMAGGLIQRQAGLDEKGKVLASQVCTSAQRANSIVNDLLDLARCNLGTGISVGLRKVDLNPICRAVIDELRTAFPHARIILDEQAQITGQFDPDRIAQVFSNLIGNALRHGDATAPVKVTLARVEGVPRVSVQNSGEPIPPEVMPFIFKPEGRYSSYSSGERGSAAGLGLGLFIASEIVGKHGGRIDVVSTEEQGTTFEVVLSASAE is encoded by the coding sequence ATGAGACTGTCCGATTTCATTGATAACGGTATGGAAGCGATTCTGCAGGCTTGGGAAAACTACGCCCGCTCGGTTGAAACAGAGCTGCCGAAACAGGACTCGACCGGCTTGCGCGACCATGCCGAGAAAATGCTGCGCACCGTGGCCGCAGACATGAGAACGCCGCAGAGCAGGCAACAGCAGTCCGAGAAGGCCCAAGGGAGAGGCCCCAGGGCTTCCAGCGAAACAGCAGCGCAGACCCACGCGGTCGCGCGTTTGGTAGCCGGGTTCTCGATGGACCAGATGGTGTCCGAATACCGGGCTTTGCGCGCAAGCGTTCTGTCACTCTGGCTTACCCAGGAATCGTTCACAGAGGCGCATCATGTCCAGGACATGATCCGGTTCAATGAAGCGATTGACCAGGCGCTCGTAGAGTCGATCGCTGCCTATGGAACAGCAGTCGAGTCGACCCGGAAAATGGTGCTTGCCGTGCTCGGTCATGATCTGCGTTCACCCTTGGGCGCGATACTGATGGCTGGCGGGCTGATCCAGCGGCAGGCGGGGCTGGATGAAAAGGGAAAGGTACTGGCAAGCCAGGTTTGTACCAGCGCACAGCGGGCAAACTCCATCGTCAACGATCTGCTGGATCTGGCACGCTGCAATCTGGGGACTGGTATTTCAGTGGGCTTGCGCAAGGTGGACTTGAATCCAATCTGCCGGGCTGTCATTGACGAACTACGCACGGCATTCCCGCATGCACGGATCATCCTCGACGAGCAGGCGCAGATCACCGGTCAGTTCGACCCTGACCGCATCGCTCAGGTGTTCTCCAACCTGATAGGCAATGCCCTGCGCCATGGCGATGCGACGGCACCGGTCAAGGTCACGCTGGCCAGGGTGGAGGGTGTTCCACGGGTCAGCGTACAGAATTCCGGAGAACCGATTCCACCCGAAGTGATGCCCTTCATCTTCAAGCCGGAAGGCAGATACTCGAGCTATTCTTCCGGAGAGCGGGGCTCTGCAGCGGGGCTCGGCCTTGGCCTGTTCATCGCATCGGAGATCGTTGGGAAGCACGGCGGCAGAATTGACGTCGTGTCGACCGAAGAGCAAGGGACGACCTTCGAGGTTGTTCTGTCGGCTTCGGCAGAGTGA
- a CDS encoding polysaccharide lyase family 7 protein encodes MSVDISNLTIAVPVAVSSVNAVATELTGTEAIAQYPDYVTVLSDGSVQLFAPTKGASSKSTRRTRCEWSEPQYWTLGSAQDHWNRQEMTLTKVNWAQKVVIAQMHVYADDSPPVKVFWKKGDITLGFRQIYNQVDPVNSTVLKGVPLGAKFEVSIHATSAGVINVTARCNGVTGSSGDLQFDSSWASRLFEFHGGVYNQVDYTDTTPVDDGSICIISDLSLIHA; translated from the coding sequence ATGAGCGTAGATATCAGCAACCTCACAATCGCCGTTCCGGTAGCCGTATCGTCAGTCAACGCTGTAGCGACTGAACTCACAGGCACCGAAGCCATTGCCCAATACCCGGACTACGTGACAGTGCTCAGCGATGGTTCGGTCCAGTTGTTCGCCCCCACCAAAGGCGCTTCGAGCAAAAGCACCCGCAGGACCCGCTGCGAGTGGTCGGAGCCGCAATACTGGACGCTGGGCAGCGCTCAGGATCACTGGAATCGCCAGGAAATGACGCTGACCAAGGTGAACTGGGCGCAAAAGGTGGTCATCGCGCAAATGCACGTTTACGCAGACGACAGCCCGCCCGTGAAGGTGTTCTGGAAAAAGGGCGACATCACCCTTGGGTTTCGGCAGATCTACAACCAGGTAGATCCTGTGAATTCGACGGTGCTCAAGGGGGTTCCACTGGGGGCGAAGTTCGAGGTCAGCATCCACGCCACCTCGGCAGGCGTGATCAACGTGACGGCCAGGTGCAACGGGGTGACCGGTTCGTCCGGCGACCTGCAGTTCGACAGCAGCTGGGCTTCACGGCTGTTCGAGTTCCACGGCGGGGTCTACAACCAGGTGGACTACACCGATACGACGCCCGTCGATGACGGCTCGATCTGCATCATCAGCGACCTCTCGCTGATCCATGCCTGA
- a CDS encoding S24 family peptidase has translation MDIYEIRKHNLVKLIGSQRKGSCAERWGMAPAHLSQILSDKTAKNLGDDVARRIEGIEGLPRGWFDAMAAGDQPPPPVEAIDSKLSAADLVKQMLARSGRGIPEETRQRLLAAAEEPADSTLLKAEPGRPGLVGDEVWIAHYDVRAAMGGGQIPHDYPEMFKDVRVSPSHLRELGVEFSEHHHLKMVTGWGQSMEPTIRHRDPLIVDVSIREFVGDGIYFFSWGDHIYIKRLQIADEDHFEMISDNSRHKDRMIRREETYIQARVLLVWNAHLV, from the coding sequence ATGGACATCTACGAAATTCGCAAGCACAACCTGGTCAAGCTGATCGGCAGCCAGAGAAAGGGATCCTGCGCAGAGCGTTGGGGGATGGCGCCTGCGCACCTGAGCCAGATCCTTTCGGACAAGACAGCGAAAAACCTGGGCGATGATGTGGCCCGCAGAATCGAGGGCATCGAAGGTTTGCCACGGGGCTGGTTCGACGCCATGGCAGCGGGCGACCAGCCGCCCCCCCCCGTCGAAGCCATCGACAGCAAGCTTTCCGCGGCCGATCTGGTCAAACAGATGCTTGCCAGAAGCGGCCGGGGTATCCCCGAGGAAACCCGGCAAAGGCTGCTGGCCGCCGCCGAGGAACCGGCAGACTCGACGCTGCTGAAGGCCGAACCTGGCCGGCCAGGCCTGGTGGGTGACGAAGTATGGATTGCCCACTACGACGTCCGGGCGGCCATGGGCGGCGGGCAGATCCCGCACGACTACCCCGAGATGTTCAAGGATGTTCGCGTCAGCCCAAGCCATCTGCGCGAGCTGGGTGTGGAGTTCAGCGAGCACCACCACCTGAAGATGGTGACCGGTTGGGGCCAGTCGATGGAACCGACCATCAGGCACCGCGACCCGCTGATCGTGGACGTCAGCATCCGCGAGTTCGTCGGCGATGGAATCTACTTCTTCTCCTGGGGCGACCACATCTACATCAAGCGGCTGCAGATTGCCGACGAAGACCATTTCGAGATGATCTCCGACAACTCGCGGCACAAGGACCGCATGATTCGCCGGGAAGAAACCTACATCCAGGCCAGGGTACTGCTGGTGTGGAACGCACACCTTGTGTAA
- a CDS encoding chemotaxis protein, with the protein MDPTDLGPGTITWLGGTGTVLLGAFLWLRKWLSRDAADRAMDNADIGVVRRLNELLDIERDARREAQARADQFAKERNELVVTVGRLEGKIEALTSRGGHPPRQVIVQGEGIARPRGKQGE; encoded by the coding sequence ATGGATCCGACTGACCTCGGCCCAGGCACCATCACCTGGCTGGGCGGAACAGGCACGGTGTTGCTGGGCGCATTCCTCTGGCTGCGCAAGTGGCTGTCCAGGGATGCCGCTGACCGCGCCATGGACAACGCTGATATTGGCGTGGTCCGGCGCCTGAACGAGCTGCTCGATATCGAGCGTGACGCCCGAAGAGAAGCGCAGGCCAGAGCCGATCAATTTGCCAAGGAGCGCAATGAACTGGTGGTCACCGTAGGGCGCCTGGAAGGCAAGATCGAAGCGCTGACCAGTCGCGGTGGCCATCCTCCCCGGCAGGTCATCGTTCAGGGCGAGGGGATAGCCCGCCCACGCGGGAAGCAAGGTGAGTGA
- a CDS encoding glycoside hydrolase family 104 protein, giving the protein MARLDSAAAGGANVLAFLDMLAWAEGTSTIVASDDGYNVLVGGQLFTDYSRHPKQKVWLPSYGIHSSAAGRYQILAGTWDAIVRAYGFNGRFTPEAQDLAAIKLLNECGALALIKAGRIAQAIAKAAPVWASLPGAGYGQREHEMAALLEMFITCGGEMQA; this is encoded by the coding sequence ATGGCTCGACTGGATTCTGCCGCTGCCGGCGGCGCGAACGTGCTCGCATTCCTGGACATGCTGGCCTGGGCCGAAGGTACTTCGACCATCGTTGCCAGTGACGATGGCTACAACGTGCTGGTCGGCGGCCAATTGTTCACGGACTACAGCAGGCACCCGAAGCAGAAGGTGTGGTTGCCCAGCTACGGCATCCACAGCTCTGCGGCGGGGCGCTACCAGATTCTGGCGGGTACCTGGGATGCCATCGTGAGGGCTTATGGCTTCAATGGCCGGTTTACCCCTGAGGCCCAGGACCTGGCGGCAATCAAGTTACTGAACGAGTGCGGCGCGCTGGCACTGATAAAGGCCGGCCGCATTGCCCAGGCGATCGCCAAGGCCGCGCCTGTCTGGGCTAGCCTGCCTGGCGCGGGTTATGGCCAGCGCGAACACGAGATGGCCGCATTGTTGGAGATGTTCATTACCTGCGGCGGTGAGATGCAGGCGTAA
- a CDS encoding shikimate 5-dehydrogenase has translation MSTTPSRDTVLCISLAGRPGTFGVRFHNHLYQQLGLDFYYKAMRTDDLPAAVAGIRALGIRGCGVSMPYKEACMALVDEIDPSAAAIESVNTLVNTDGHLKAYNTDYLAVRQLLAQHQVDPATAFALRGSGGMAKAVASALRDAAGFAEGIIVARNEQAGRQLADVCGYRWVPELGDLCPPMLVNVTPVGMAGGPEAEELAFSENAIAAAARVFDVVAMPENTPLIRRARALGKPVITGLEVIALQALEQFVLYTGVRPTPAQVAAAVAYARDI, from the coding sequence ATGTCGACAACTCCCAGCAGAGATACGGTGCTGTGCATCTCCCTGGCCGGCCGCCCCGGCACCTTCGGTGTGCGCTTCCATAACCACCTGTACCAGCAGCTGGGCCTGGACTTCTACTACAAGGCCATGCGCACCGATGACCTGCCGGCGGCGGTGGCGGGCATCCGTGCTTTGGGGATCCGTGGTTGCGGGGTATCGATGCCGTACAAGGAGGCCTGCATGGCCCTGGTCGACGAGATCGACCCGTCGGCGGCAGCCATCGAGTCGGTCAATACTCTGGTCAATACCGATGGCCACCTGAAAGCCTACAACACCGATTACCTGGCCGTGCGCCAGTTGCTGGCGCAGCACCAGGTCGACCCGGCCACGGCGTTTGCCTTGCGCGGCAGTGGCGGTATGGCCAAGGCAGTAGCCAGTGCCTTGCGTGATGCCGCCGGGTTCGCCGAAGGCATCATCGTTGCGCGCAACGAGCAGGCCGGGCGGCAGCTGGCGGATGTATGTGGTTATCGCTGGGTCCCGGAGCTGGGCGACCTGTGCCCACCCATGCTGGTAAACGTTACGCCGGTCGGCATGGCGGGCGGCCCCGAGGCCGAGGAGCTGGCGTTTTCCGAAAATGCCATCGCCGCAGCGGCGCGGGTGTTCGATGTGGTGGCGATGCCGGAGAACACACCGTTGATCAGACGGGCGCGGGCGTTGGGCAAACCGGTGATCACCGGGCTGGAAGTGATTGCGCTGCAGGCGCTGGAGCAGTTCGTGCTGTACACCGGGGTGCGGCCGACACCGGCGCAGGTAGCGGCGGCAGTGGCGTACGCCCGGGATATCTGA
- the gloA gene encoding lactoylglutathione lyase, whose amino-acid sequence MSLHDLQTLPGVTAQPDAATAQFVFNHTMLRVKDIEKSLDFYTRVLGFRLVDKRDFPEAAFSLYFLALVDPAQIPADDHERHQWMKSIPGVLELTHNHGTENDAEFAYHDGNTDPRGFGHICVSVPDVRAACARFEALDVPFQKRLQDGRMNHLAFIKDPDGYWVEVIQPTELKG is encoded by the coding sequence ATGAGCCTGCACGATCTGCAAACCCTGCCTGGCGTCACCGCACAACCGGACGCCGCCACCGCCCAGTTCGTCTTCAACCACACCATGCTGCGGGTCAAGGACATCGAGAAGTCCCTGGACTTCTACACCCGCGTGCTGGGCTTCCGCCTGGTGGACAAGCGCGACTTCCCCGAAGCTGCCTTCAGCCTGTACTTCCTGGCTCTGGTCGACCCGGCGCAGATCCCTGCCGATGACCACGAACGCCACCAGTGGATGAAATCGATCCCTGGCGTGCTGGAGCTGACCCACAACCACGGCACCGAAAACGATGCCGAATTTGCCTACCACGATGGCAATACCGACCCGCGCGGCTTTGGCCACATCTGCGTCTCGGTACCGGACGTACGCGCCGCCTGCGCGCGTTTCGAGGCACTGGATGTGCCGTTCCAGAAGCGCCTGCAGGACGGGCGCATGAACCACCTGGCCTTCATCAAGGACCCTGACGGCTACTGGGTCGAAGTCATCCAGCCGACCGAGCTCAAAGGCTGA
- a CDS encoding DNA binding protein: MSRLAEFRAAEKALQEQMAQLEALKKDAGLKREIEFEQKLVGLMKSYDKSLRDIIAILDPKAVARVTSAAPKQQRRPRVVKVYTNPHTGERIETKGGNHRGLKAWKEQYGAATVESWAR; this comes from the coding sequence GTGTCCAGACTTGCAGAGTTTCGTGCTGCCGAAAAAGCGCTCCAGGAACAGATGGCGCAACTGGAAGCGTTGAAAAAGGATGCCGGCCTAAAACGCGAAATCGAATTCGAGCAGAAACTAGTCGGCCTGATGAAGAGCTATGACAAGAGCCTGCGCGATATCATCGCCATCCTCGACCCGAAGGCCGTGGCCCGGGTTACCAGTGCAGCGCCCAAGCAACAGCGCCGCCCGCGCGTGGTGAAGGTTTACACCAACCCGCACACCGGTGAGCGGATCGAGACCAAAGGCGGCAACCACCGCGGCCTCAAGGCCTGGAAAGAACAGTACGGGGCCGCCACGGTAGAAAGCTGGGCACGCTGA
- a CDS encoding OprD family porin: MFAPFPRAPGRRVAGLFLMCAGVSAQAAGFLEDSSAKVEARNVYFNRDFRDGHSSSSQGASKREEWAQGFILNVQSGYTQGPVGFGVDALGMFGFKLDSSPADSNSGLLPSSGHDPRHSADQYAKMGLAAKVKVSSTVLKYGSMMPDVPLLKYNDGRLLPTMFHGAMLTSEEVRDLKFTLARLDKYTARDSTDRQDIRVHCKNKRYACDIEADHFDLAGVDYRFNERFSAQYQVARLENIYRQHFLGLVASQPLALGSLSADLRLTKSDDIGNARAGEIDHRAFSGMLGYSLGGHKFSAGWQRMYGDSAMPYLDGTNPYLVNYAQVNDFAAAKERSWQVRYDYDFKALGVPGLTFFTRYINGDNIKVPGSTAEGKEWERDTEFRYQVQSGTFKDVSVRLRNSTYRSNYERWARDMDETRVIVSYNFSIF; the protein is encoded by the coding sequence ATGTTTGCCCCTTTCCCCCGCGCCCCCGGGCGTCGTGTTGCCGGCCTGTTCCTGATGTGTGCCGGCGTCAGTGCCCAGGCCGCCGGTTTTCTTGAAGACAGCAGTGCCAAGGTCGAAGCACGCAATGTCTATTTCAACCGGGATTTTCGTGACGGCCACAGCAGTTCCAGCCAGGGCGCGTCCAAACGCGAAGAATGGGCACAAGGCTTCATCCTCAATGTTCAGTCGGGTTATACCCAGGGGCCGGTAGGTTTTGGCGTGGATGCGCTGGGCATGTTCGGTTTCAAACTTGACTCCAGCCCGGCGGACAGTAACAGCGGCCTGTTGCCGTCTTCCGGTCACGACCCGCGCCACTCGGCGGACCAGTACGCGAAGATGGGCCTGGCGGCCAAGGTCAAGGTTTCCAGTACCGTGCTCAAATACGGTTCGATGATGCCGGATGTGCCGCTGCTCAAGTACAACGATGGCCGCCTGCTGCCGACCATGTTCCATGGCGCCATGCTCACCTCCGAAGAAGTGCGCGACCTGAAGTTCACCCTGGCGCGTCTGGACAAATACACCGCACGGGATTCCACTGATCGCCAGGATATTCGCGTGCACTGCAAGAACAAGCGCTATGCCTGTGATATCGAGGCTGACCACTTTGACCTGGCCGGTGTCGATTACCGTTTCAACGAGCGCTTCAGCGCCCAGTATCAGGTGGCCAGGCTGGAGAACATCTACCGCCAGCATTTCCTCGGCCTGGTGGCCAGCCAGCCATTGGCGCTGGGCAGCCTGTCGGCCGACCTGCGCTTGACAAAAAGCGATGACATCGGCAATGCCCGCGCCGGCGAAATCGACCATCGCGCGTTCAGCGGCATGCTCGGCTACAGCCTGGGTGGTCACAAGTTCAGTGCCGGCTGGCAGCGCATGTATGGCGACAGTGCCATGCCCTATCTGGATGGCACCAACCCGTACCTGGTCAACTATGCCCAGGTCAACGACTTCGCCGCCGCCAAGGAGCGTTCCTGGCAGGTGCGTTACGACTATGACTTCAAGGCTCTGGGCGTGCCCGGCCTGACCTTCTTCACCCGTTACATCAACGGTGACAATATCAAGGTACCGGGCAGTACGGCCGAAGGCAAAGAGTGGGAGCGCGACACCGAGTTCAGGTACCAGGTGCAAAGTGGCACGTTCAAGGACGTCAGCGTGCGCCTGCGTAATTCCACTTACCGCAGCAACTATGAAAGGTGGGCCCGCGATATGGATGAGACGCGGGTCATTGTCAGCTACAACTTCTCCATCTTCTGA
- the cobF gene encoding precorrin-6A synthase (deacetylating), whose product MKDLLLIGIGPGDPRQVTYEAVDALRQASVFFVLCKGSDKDELVRLRQAILQRYRPEGGYRLVQVADPARDGQADDYLGAVQDWHRQRAALYARLIEQEIGVGETGAFLLWGEPTLYDSTLRIFDLVRERGVALRLQVIPGISSVQALAARHQVPLNRIGEPLIVLPGRRLAEQGQIDNVLVMLDGQCAFARLDDPGLMIYWAAYLGTADEVLIAGPLQAVKAQILEVRERERARKGWIMDSYLLRREL is encoded by the coding sequence ATGAAAGACCTGTTGTTGATCGGTATCGGCCCGGGTGACCCGCGTCAGGTCACCTACGAGGCGGTTGATGCGCTGCGCCAGGCCAGCGTGTTCTTCGTGCTCTGCAAGGGCAGCGACAAGGACGAACTGGTGCGCCTGCGCCAGGCCATCCTGCAACGCTACCGGCCCGAGGGCGGCTACCGCCTGGTGCAGGTCGCCGATCCTGCCCGCGATGGCCAGGCGGATGACTACCTGGGGGCGGTGCAAGATTGGCACCGGCAGCGTGCGGCGCTGTATGCCCGGCTGATCGAGCAGGAAATTGGCGTTGGCGAAACCGGTGCCTTTCTGCTCTGGGGCGAGCCAACGCTTTACGACAGCACGCTGCGCATTTTTGACCTGGTTCGTGAGCGCGGTGTGGCGCTGCGGCTGCAGGTCATTCCGGGCATCAGCAGTGTGCAGGCATTGGCAGCGCGTCATCAGGTGCCGCTCAATCGTATCGGTGAACCGTTGATCGTGTTGCCGGGGCGGCGCCTGGCCGAGCAGGGGCAAATCGACAATGTGCTGGTGATGCTCGACGGGCAGTGCGCGTTTGCCCGGCTTGATGACCCGGGGTTGATGATCTACTGGGCCGCGTACCTGGGGACCGCCGATGAGGTGCTGATCGCCGGGCCATTGCAGGCGGTGAAGGCACAGATACTGGAAGTGCGTGAGCGGGAGCGGGCGCGCAAGGGGTGGATCATGGATAGCTACCTGTTGCGCCGGGAGCTGTAG
- a CDS encoding response regulator, which translates to MHLLVVEDDDIVRMLMVEVLDELGYTVIEAEHASAALCILEDPDQQLALMMTDVGLPDMRGEELAARARELRPLLPVLFASGYAESVDVPEGMHLIGKPFGIDQLRDKVQAILGQP; encoded by the coding sequence ATGCACCTTCTGGTAGTCGAAGACGACGACATCGTACGCATGCTGATGGTCGAAGTGCTCGACGAGTTGGGCTATACGGTCATCGAGGCGGAACATGCCAGCGCAGCGCTGTGCATTCTTGAGGACCCGGACCAGCAGCTGGCGCTTATGATGACCGATGTGGGGCTGCCAGACATGCGCGGCGAAGAGCTGGCAGCCAGGGCGCGCGAACTGCGGCCGCTGCTGCCGGTGCTGTTCGCCAGTGGCTATGCCGAAAGCGTCGATGTGCCGGAGGGCATGCACCTGATCGGCAAGCCGTTCGGTATCGACCAGTTGCGGGACAAGGTGCAGGCCATTCTGGGTCAACCTTGA